The proteins below come from a single Agromyces flavus genomic window:
- a CDS encoding UDP-N-acetylmuramoyl-tripeptide--D-alanyl-D-alanine ligase codes for MIALTLAEVVAATGGRLETVGTSATESTVVDGPVTTDSREVVPGGIFVAKRGEFDDGHRFAPGAVERGAALLIVERPLDLPVPQVVVADSVDALGALATEVVARVRALGRLRIVGVTGSNGKTTTKNLLRTVLEAVGPTVAARKSYNNEVGAPTTMLELTEQTEYLVAEMGASGVGEIARLIRMARPDVGIVLKVGLAHAGEFGGIEKTVQAKSEMVTDLLATDVAVLNADDPRVVPMADVTAARVVWFGLGERADVRATDVVVHARGTSFTVTVPGGESARVRFSVLGEHHVMNALAAIAASLELGVPLATVVSGLERVTLAEQWRMQVMGGRDDITVINDAYNASPDSVAAALKTLAQVKRPEGRTIAVLGEMSELGEFSGEEHDRIGLLAVRLGVSQLVVVGEGARRLHITAINEGSWDGESAYVETADEAFELVTSTVRPGDTVLVKSSNSAGLRHLGDRLGEWFA; via the coding sequence ATGATCGCGCTCACGCTGGCCGAGGTCGTCGCCGCGACGGGCGGCCGCCTCGAGACCGTCGGCACCTCGGCGACCGAGTCGACCGTCGTGGACGGTCCGGTCACGACCGATTCGCGCGAGGTCGTCCCCGGCGGCATCTTCGTCGCCAAGCGCGGGGAGTTCGACGACGGGCACCGCTTCGCGCCGGGCGCGGTCGAGCGCGGCGCCGCCCTGCTCATCGTCGAGCGTCCACTCGACCTGCCCGTGCCGCAGGTCGTGGTCGCCGACTCGGTCGACGCGCTCGGCGCGCTCGCCACCGAGGTCGTGGCTCGGGTGCGCGCGCTCGGCCGGCTGCGCATCGTGGGCGTCACGGGCTCGAACGGCAAGACGACCACGAAGAACCTGCTCCGCACCGTGCTCGAGGCGGTGGGCCCCACGGTCGCGGCGCGCAAGAGCTACAACAACGAGGTCGGCGCGCCGACCACCATGCTCGAGCTCACCGAGCAGACCGAGTACCTGGTCGCCGAGATGGGCGCGTCGGGCGTCGGCGAGATCGCCCGCCTGATCCGGATGGCGCGACCCGACGTCGGCATCGTGCTGAAGGTCGGACTCGCCCACGCGGGCGAGTTCGGCGGCATCGAGAAGACCGTGCAGGCCAAGTCCGAGATGGTGACCGACCTGCTCGCGACCGATGTCGCGGTGCTGAACGCCGACGACCCGCGCGTGGTGCCCATGGCCGACGTCACGGCCGCACGCGTCGTGTGGTTCGGGCTGGGCGAGCGCGCCGACGTGCGGGCGACCGACGTGGTCGTGCACGCACGAGGCACGTCGTTCACCGTGACCGTGCCCGGCGGCGAGTCGGCGCGCGTGCGATTCTCGGTGCTCGGCGAGCACCACGTCATGAACGCGCTGGCCGCGATCGCAGCGTCGCTCGAGCTGGGCGTCCCGCTGGCCACCGTGGTCTCCGGCCTCGAGCGCGTGACGCTCGCCGAGCAGTGGCGCATGCAGGTCATGGGCGGCCGCGACGACATCACGGTCATCAACGACGCCTACAACGCGAGCCCCGACTCGGTCGCGGCCGCGCTGAAGACGCTCGCGCAGGTCAAGCGGCCCGAGGGGCGCACGATCGCCGTGCTCGGCGAGATGAGCGAACTCGGCGAGTTCTCGGGCGAGGAGCACGATCGCATCGGCCTGCTCGCCGTGCGGCTCGGCGTGTCCCAGCTCGTCGTCGTGGGTGAGGGCGCGCGGCGGCTGCACATCACGGCGATCAACGAGGGGTCGTGGGACGGCGAGTCGGCGTACGTCGAGACGGCCGACGAGGCCTTCGAGCTCGTCACGTCGACGGTCCGGCCGGGCGACACCGTGCTGGTGAAATCGTCGAACTCGGCGGGCCTCCGCCACCTCGGAGACCGACTGGGAGAATGGTTCGCGTGA
- a CDS encoding Mur ligase family protein, translating to MTGTPPTALRPLHPSPRSLRGLAEAFGFEVRGGIDEIDVTGVAIASGAVNGGDLYVGVPGRNAHGADFAAQAAANGAVAVLTDDAGAERAAASGLPVLVTPDARAALGEVAAWIHRTAENPATLFGVTGTNGKTSVVYLLDALLRQLGVTAGLTSTAERRIGDVAVTSSLTTPEASELHALLARMREVDVRAVGIEVSAQALSRHRVDGIVFDVVGFTNLSHDHLDDYASLEEYFDAKRELFTPERARRGVVTVDSEWGRRLVAESRIPVTTLATEPGVEADWMLEILDEAPTHTAFRLVGPDGRALETRVPLIGRFMASNAALAIVMLVEGGHDLDLIAHAVADHGIDAYIPGRAERVSGERGPVVYIDYGHTPDAFRQTLDAIRRTTDGRIVMVFGADGDRDATKRRDMGAIAARGADALVITDFHPRWEDPAAIRAALIAGARAAVPEREIHEIADPRAAFRQALALAGEGDAILYAGPGHEDYQEVAGVKHPYSARDDARLALHEAGWLA from the coding sequence GTGACCGGAACGCCTCCGACGGCACTCCGGCCGCTGCACCCGAGTCCTCGATCGCTCCGCGGCCTCGCGGAGGCGTTCGGATTCGAGGTGCGCGGCGGGATCGACGAGATCGACGTGACCGGCGTCGCCATCGCCTCCGGGGCGGTCAACGGCGGCGACCTCTACGTCGGCGTGCCCGGTCGCAACGCCCACGGCGCCGACTTCGCCGCGCAGGCTGCCGCGAACGGGGCGGTGGCCGTCCTGACGGATGACGCGGGTGCCGAGCGTGCGGCCGCGTCGGGCCTTCCCGTGCTCGTGACGCCTGATGCGCGCGCCGCGCTCGGCGAGGTCGCCGCCTGGATCCACCGGACCGCCGAGAACCCCGCGACGCTGTTCGGCGTCACGGGAACGAACGGCAAGACGAGCGTGGTCTACCTGCTCGACGCGCTGCTGCGCCAGCTCGGCGTGACCGCGGGCCTGACCTCGACGGCGGAACGGCGGATCGGCGACGTGGCCGTGACCAGCTCGCTGACGACGCCCGAGGCGAGCGAGCTGCACGCCCTGCTCGCACGCATGCGCGAGGTCGACGTGCGCGCGGTCGGCATCGAGGTGTCGGCGCAGGCCCTGAGCCGGCACCGCGTCGACGGCATCGTCTTCGACGTGGTCGGGTTCACGAACCTCAGCCACGACCACCTCGACGACTACGCGTCCCTCGAGGAGTACTTCGACGCGAAGCGCGAGCTGTTCACGCCCGAGCGTGCGCGCCGCGGCGTGGTCACGGTCGATTCCGAGTGGGGCCGCCGCCTGGTGGCCGAATCGCGGATCCCGGTCACCACGCTCGCCACCGAGCCCGGCGTCGAGGCCGACTGGATGCTCGAGATCCTCGACGAGGCGCCGACCCACACCGCGTTCCGGTTGGTCGGACCCGACGGCCGCGCGCTCGAGACGCGCGTCCCGCTCATCGGGCGGTTCATGGCGTCCAACGCCGCGCTGGCGATCGTCATGCTCGTCGAGGGAGGCCACGACCTGGACCTGATCGCGCATGCGGTCGCCGATCACGGCATCGATGCCTACATCCCCGGCCGGGCGGAGCGGGTCTCGGGGGAGCGGGGGCCTGTCGTGTACATCGACTACGGGCACACGCCGGACGCGTTCCGGCAGACCCTCGATGCCATCCGCCGCACGACCGACGGGCGCATCGTGATGGTCTTCGGCGCCGACGGCGACCGCGACGCGACCAAGCGCCGTGACATGGGCGCCATCGCGGCCCGGGGGGCGGACGCGCTCGTCATCACCGACTTCCACCCGCGATGGGAGGATCCGGCCGCGATCCGCGCCGCGCTGATCGCCGGTGCCCGCGCCGCGGTCCCCGAACGGGAGATCCACGAGATCGCAGATCCGCGGGCCGCCTTCCGGCAGGCGCTCGCATTGGCCGGCGAGGGTGACGCGATCCTGTACGCCGGCCCCGGACACGAGGACTACCAGGAGGTCGCGGGCGTGAAGCATCCGTACTCGGCGAGGGACGACGCGCGGCTGGCGCTGCACGAGGCGGGGTGGCTCGCATGA